From Scytonema millei VB511283, the proteins below share one genomic window:
- a CDS encoding IS1096 element passenger TnpR family protein: MSDSEQLAIYQLQIVILGISPMIWRRVKIRSDSTIADLRYIIQIAMGLYTARYLVSYILNAIDYFTARAKNSQLVALTH; encoded by the coding sequence ATGTCAGATTCTGAGCAACTTGCCATCTACCAACTTCAGATTGTTATCCTGGGCATCAGTCCCATGATTTGGCGTAGGGTAAAGATCCGCAGTGACAGCACAATCGCCGATTTGCGTTACATTATCCAGATAGCAATGGGATTGTATACCGCACGTTATTTGGTAAGTTACATCTTAAATGCCATCGACTATTTCACTGCCCGTGCCAAGAACAGCCAACTCGTAGCTTTAACCCATTAG
- a CDS encoding Rid family detoxifying hydrolase — translation MYAPEVAIPVKAYSQAIDTGSLVFCSGQLAYDAQNDRAISGSAAEQTEFLMENIKAVLAAASLQLQDIVKATIYLTDMTDFVSVNEVYASYFDTELPARSTIGISALAKGVKVEIEVIASRT, via the coding sequence GTGTACGCGCCAGAGGTAGCAATTCCTGTCAAAGCCTATTCCCAAGCAATCGATACAGGAAGTTTGGTATTTTGTTCGGGACAACTGGCTTATGATGCTCAAAACGATAGGGCAATTTCAGGTTCGGCGGCAGAACAAACTGAGTTTTTAATGGAGAATATTAAAGCTGTTTTAGCTGCGGCTAGTTTACAGTTGCAAGATATAGTCAAGGCAACTATTTACTTGACTGATATGACTGATTTTGTTTCGGTTAACGAAGTGTATGCTAGCTATTTTGATACCGAGCTGCCAGCGCGATCGACCATTGGTATATCTGCTTTAGCCAAGGGAGTCAAAGTCGAAATAGAAGTTATTGCTAGTAGAACTTAA
- a CDS encoding cupin domain-containing protein encodes MTAIDCEVQRSENATVANIGKLSQLNRFVFQLPSRAIEVEGKLFIKQILDLTSCEISFNKLPAKAAIPFYHKHKQNEEVYLFIQGKGEFQIDGKVFPIVEGTVVRVAPDGERTLRSISDKDLVYIVIQSRANSYEGHTILDGVAIDKKVSWLNSD; translated from the coding sequence ATGACAGCAATTGACTGCGAAGTTCAGCGAAGCGAAAACGCTACTGTAGCCAATATAGGTAAGTTGTCACAACTAAATCGTTTTGTATTTCAGCTACCATCGAGAGCAATTGAAGTTGAGGGCAAGTTATTTATCAAGCAAATTCTAGACTTAACAAGTTGCGAAATATCCTTCAATAAGTTACCAGCAAAAGCAGCAATTCCCTTTTATCATAAACACAAGCAAAATGAAGAAGTTTATCTCTTTATACAAGGTAAAGGAGAATTTCAAATTGATGGTAAAGTTTTTCCAATCGTGGAAGGTACAGTAGTACGAGTTGCTCCTGACGGTGAGAGAACTCTCAGAAGTATTTCAGATAAAGATTTGGTCTATATTGTCATTCAATCTCGGGCTAACAGTTACGAGGGACATACAATTTTGGATGGTGTGGCGATAGATAAAAAAGTGAGCTGGCTAAATTCTGACTAA
- the pirA gene encoding arginine synthesis PII-interacting regulator PirA, translating into MNASRKPSYKEVASVHRSNILESLERRLQAAKAKGDNRLTSQLEAELKYYQ; encoded by the coding sequence ATGAATGCAAGTAGAAAGCCAAGCTACAAAGAGGTAGCAAGCGTTCATCGCTCGAATATTTTGGAAAGCTTAGAACGGCGCTTACAAGCTGCCAAAGCCAAGGGAGACAATCGCTTGACCTCTCAATTGGAAGCAGAGCTGAAGTACTATCAATAA
- a CDS encoding alpha/beta hydrolase: MQGNNSYQLSVISCQLSVVSYQLSVTTPRTTQLPTTHYQLPTTNYQLPTTNYPLPILLLLKLLM, encoded by the coding sequence TTGCAGGGGAATAACAGTTATCAGTTATCAGTTATCAGTTGTCAGTTATCAGTTGTCAGTTATCAGTTATCAGTTACCACACCACGCACCACGCAATTACCAACTACCCATTACCAACTACCAACTACCAACTACCAACTACCAACTACCAACTACCCATTACCAATTCTGTTGCTCCTAAAGCTTTTAATGTAG
- the tgt gene encoding tRNA guanosine(34) transglycosylase Tgt has product MTTQFSFQVSTRCSQTKARAGVFYTPHGAVETPRFMPVGTLANVKTITPAQLQETGAQMVLANTYHLHLQPGESIVEKAGGLHQFMRWNQPILTDSGGFQVFSLSEMRQITDDGVIFRSPHDGQMINLTPERSIQIQNALGADVIMAFDECPPYPASREAVEAATQRTYRWLERCISAHQRPDQALFGIVQGGIYPDLRAAAAEALAGLDLVGYAIGGVSVGEPPELIAKIVQATTPMLPVDKPRYLMGVGTYKEMAQAIASGMDLFDCVIPTRLARHGAALVKGERWNLKNSQYREDFQPLDETCPCYTCQNFTRAYISHLVRSQEILAYTLLTIHNITELVRFTQKIREAIISDRFATEFAQWLS; this is encoded by the coding sequence TTGACTACGCAATTTTCCTTCCAAGTTTCTACTCGTTGCAGCCAAACCAAAGCCCGTGCAGGTGTCTTTTACACTCCTCATGGTGCGGTTGAAACTCCTCGCTTTATGCCCGTAGGGACGCTAGCAAATGTGAAAACCATCACTCCCGCACAGCTTCAGGAAACGGGGGCGCAGATGGTTTTGGCAAATACCTATCACTTGCATTTACAGCCTGGGGAAAGCATTGTCGAAAAGGCTGGAGGGTTACACCAGTTCATGCGCTGGAATCAACCAATCCTAACTGATTCTGGCGGCTTTCAAGTTTTCAGCTTGAGCGAAATGCGTCAGATTACCGATGATGGGGTGATATTTCGATCGCCTCATGACGGACAAATGATTAATCTAACCCCAGAGCGATCGATCCAAATCCAAAATGCTTTGGGTGCTGATGTGATTATGGCATTTGATGAATGTCCGCCCTATCCCGCCAGTCGCGAGGCAGTTGAAGCGGCGACACAACGGACGTATCGCTGGTTAGAACGTTGTATTAGCGCCCACCAGCGCCCCGATCAAGCGTTGTTTGGCATCGTCCAAGGGGGAATCTACCCAGATTTACGGGCGGCGGCGGCTGAGGCTTTGGCAGGGTTAGATTTAGTTGGATATGCAATTGGTGGCGTAAGCGTAGGGGAACCACCAGAACTAATTGCCAAGATCGTACAAGCCACAACCCCGATGCTACCAGTAGATAAACCCAGATATTTGATGGGGGTGGGGACGTATAAAGAAATGGCACAAGCGATCGCATCTGGTATGGATCTGTTTGACTGCGTGATTCCTACACGCCTTGCCCGTCATGGTGCAGCTTTGGTAAAGGGTGAACGGTGGAATTTAAAAAATTCTCAATATCGAGAAGATTTTCAACCTTTAGATGAAACTTGCCCTTGCTATACTTGCCAAAATTTTACGCGGGCGTATATTTCTCATTTGGTGCGATCGCAGGAAATTTTAGCTTATACTCTGTTGACCATTCATAATATTACAGAATTGGTTCGGTTTACCCAAAAGATTCGCGAGGCAATAATTAGCGATCGGTTCGCGACAGAATTTGCTCAGTGGTTGAGTTAA
- the ggt gene encoding gamma-glutamyltransferase, whose translation MKANKFCLSFSLLALVFSTALSPTVGQEPVAPVISTDRAVRKVIRTQKYMAVAAHPLAAAAGSDILRRGGSAVDAAIAIQMVLGLVEPQYSGIGGGAFLTYYDAKRKQVRTYDGRETAPAAARPDRFLNADGKPLQFYDAVVGGKSVGVPGVVRMLEMVHKAHGKLPWRELFQPAIQLAQQGFPISPLLYDRLSKEKYLPNLEPARSYFYQADGTPKPVGTILVNRPYAEVLSRIANFGADAFYRGEIARDIANAVQKAAVPGDLTTDDLATYQAKERSPVCGVYRVYKVCSMGPPSSGGLTVLQILGMLENFQLSTLKPESTQAVHLFAEAGRLAYADRGLYMADADFVPVPVNELIDPEYLNNRAKLINPQRALTDAEPGELRSPQKLVWGQDNAIEFPSTSHTTIVDRNGNSVSMTTSIEDTFGSRLMVRGFLLNNQLTDFSFSPTTADGKAIANRVEPRKRPRSSMAPTMVFDRQGKLVIAVGSAGGARIINYVAQTLIAVLDWKLDSQQAVALPHYGNRDGATELETNTSLVNLQQSLEAIGHTVQVVEQISGSHAIVRTEKGLVGGADPRREGIVAGE comes from the coding sequence ATGAAAGCAAATAAATTTTGTCTTTCCTTTAGTTTACTAGCGCTTGTCTTCAGTACAGCCCTATCTCCAACTGTAGGACAAGAGCCAGTTGCACCAGTAATTAGCACCGATCGCGCGGTTCGCAAAGTCATACGCACTCAAAAGTATATGGCAGTGGCAGCTCACCCGCTAGCAGCGGCAGCAGGTAGCGATATTCTGCGGCGGGGAGGTAGTGCTGTTGATGCGGCGATCGCCATTCAAATGGTACTGGGTTTAGTCGAACCGCAGTATTCTGGGATTGGTGGCGGGGCTTTTTTGACTTATTACGATGCCAAACGCAAACAAGTTCGTACTTATGATGGTCGCGAAACGGCTCCAGCAGCGGCTCGACCAGATCGTTTTCTAAATGCAGATGGCAAACCACTCCAATTTTACGATGCAGTTGTAGGTGGAAAGTCTGTCGGCGTGCCTGGGGTAGTCAGGATGCTGGAAATGGTACACAAAGCACATGGTAAGTTGCCTTGGCGAGAACTATTTCAACCCGCAATTCAACTGGCGCAGCAAGGCTTTCCCATTTCGCCTCTATTGTACGATCGCCTGAGCAAAGAAAAGTATCTACCAAACCTAGAACCAGCTCGCAGCTATTTCTATCAAGCAGATGGCACGCCTAAACCTGTGGGGACAATTCTCGTCAATCGTCCTTATGCTGAAGTATTGAGCCGCATTGCTAATTTTGGTGCTGATGCCTTTTATCGGGGTGAAATTGCCAGAGACATTGCGAATGCAGTCCAAAAAGCTGCCGTACCAGGAGACTTAACAACTGATGATTTAGCAACATACCAAGCCAAAGAGCGATCGCCCGTATGTGGAGTTTATCGAGTTTACAAAGTATGCAGCATGGGACCACCTAGTTCTGGCGGTTTAACCGTGTTGCAAATTCTTGGTATGCTGGAAAACTTCCAATTATCCACCCTCAAGCCAGAATCAACCCAAGCGGTGCATTTATTTGCCGAAGCAGGAAGGCTAGCTTATGCCGACAGAGGCTTATACATGGCTGATGCTGATTTCGTTCCCGTACCAGTTAATGAATTAATCGATCCCGAATATTTAAATAATCGCGCCAAGCTGATTAATCCTCAACGCGCCTTAACCGATGCCGAACCAGGTGAATTGCGATCGCCGCAAAAGTTAGTTTGGGGACAAGATAATGCGATCGAATTTCCCTCAACCAGCCATACAACGATTGTCGATCGCAACGGTAACTCAGTCTCTATGACCACCAGTATTGAAGATACTTTTGGCTCGAGATTGATGGTACGGGGCTTCTTGCTCAACAATCAACTCACAGATTTCTCTTTTTCACCCACAACAGCCGATGGAAAAGCGATCGCCAATCGGGTAGAACCGAGAAAGCGCCCCAGAAGTTCGATGGCTCCCACGATGGTATTCGATCGCCAAGGTAAGCTTGTTATAGCGGTTGGTTCGGCTGGCGGCGCTCGAATTATCAACTACGTCGCGCAAACATTAATTGCCGTTTTAGACTGGAAATTAGACAGCCAGCAAGCAGTAGCATTACCGCATTATGGCAATCGCGACGGGGCAACGGAACTAGAGACGAATACAAGTCTGGTTAACCTTCAACAAAGCTTAGAAGCGATCGGTCATACCGTGCAAGTTGTCGAACAAATCAGTGGTTCCCATGCGATCGTCCGTACCGAAAAAGGTCTAGTCGGTGGAGCCGATCCCCGTCGCGAAGGAATTGTTGCAGGGGAATAA
- a CDS encoding universal stress protein gives MFQKILVALDTSSLNRSVFEAALGLAKPLNTNVMLLHVLSAEEEGSPDIYMMSHADYYQGYGMSSEIIQMERQRWEEFANKGLEMLQSLTDEATAAGVKTEFSQIAGSPSRTVCEFARNWQADLIIMGRRGHSGLSELFMGSVSNYVLHHAPCSVLTVQHPGVNRDTEAEHVTPAMRHC, from the coding sequence ATGTTTCAAAAAATATTAGTAGCGCTCGATACTTCTAGCCTCAATCGAAGCGTTTTTGAGGCAGCACTAGGCTTAGCAAAGCCACTTAATACCAACGTCATGCTATTACACGTACTTTCTGCTGAAGAAGAGGGTAGCCCAGATATTTATATGATGTCCCATGCAGACTACTATCAGGGATATGGGATGAGTAGCGAAATCATACAAATGGAGCGCCAGCGATGGGAAGAGTTTGCTAATAAAGGACTGGAGATGCTGCAAAGTCTTACAGATGAAGCAACTGCGGCGGGAGTGAAAACGGAGTTTAGTCAGATAGCTGGTAGTCCTAGCCGTACTGTTTGCGAGTTTGCGCGAAATTGGCAAGCTGACTTAATTATTATGGGTCGTCGGGGTCATTCTGGTTTGAGCGAATTGTTTATGGGTAGTGTCAGCAACTACGTCCTGCATCACGCTCCCTGCTCTGTGCTTACAGTACAACATCCAGGGGTGAATCGCGACACAGAAGCAGAACACGTTACACCTGCCATGAGACATTGTTAA
- the katG gene encoding catalase/peroxidase HPI encodes MSSESGCPFTSGGQKLTARHKPSNRDWWPKYLNLSILHQHSPQANPMGEAFNYAEEFKSLDLAALRADIFELMTTSQDWWPADYGHYGPLFIRMAWHSAGTYRIGDGRGGAGSGSQRFEPLNSWPDNANLDKARMLLWPVKQKYGKKISWADLMIFAGNCALESMGFKTIGFAGGRVDVWQPEEDIYWGSENAWLGRERYDDDQVLLNPLAAVQMGLIYVNPEGPNGEPDPVGEGRDIRETFGRMAMNDAETVALTAGGHTFGKCHGAGEATHVGADPGGATIVDQGLGWKSTFNTGIGVDAITSGIEGAWTPTPTQWDNSYLETLFKYDWELTKSPAGAWQWKPKGDAGADTVPDAHDPSKRHAPMMTTADMAMRMDPIYEPISRHYLEHPDEFAEAFAKAWFKLTHRDMGPRSRYLGPEVPAEEFLWQDPIPPVTHELIDEQDIAALKDKILASGLSVSQLVSTAWASASTFRCSDMRGGANGARIRLAPQKDWEVNQPTQLATVLQTLEAIQQEFNSSQSGGKQVSIADLIVLGGCAGVEQAAKNAGHDVTVPFKPGRTDALQEKTDVESFAVLEPTADGFRNYSSGKHSESLEELLVDRAQLLSLSAPQMTVLVGGLRVLGANFGGSKHGVFTHRPETLTNDFFVNLLDLGTTWKATTEDEYEFEGSSRKTGELKWTATRVDLIFGSNSQLRALAEVYGSEDSQQKFVHDFVAAWDKVMNLDRYDLRSVLAQSSSRGF; translated from the coding sequence ATGAGCAGCGAAAGCGGATGCCCGTTTACAAGCGGAGGTCAGAAACTTACAGCTCGTCATAAGCCGTCGAACCGAGACTGGTGGCCGAAGTATTTGAATCTGAGCATCCTTCACCAGCACTCACCCCAGGCTAATCCTATGGGGGAGGCATTCAACTACGCTGAGGAGTTCAAGAGCCTTGACTTAGCTGCCCTGAGGGCAGATATCTTCGAGCTGATGACCACCTCTCAGGACTGGTGGCCAGCCGACTACGGTCATTATGGACCGCTCTTCATCCGGATGGCGTGGCACAGCGCCGGCACGTATCGAATTGGCGACGGTCGCGGTGGCGCAGGTTCGGGTAGCCAGCGGTTTGAGCCGCTCAACAGTTGGCCCGACAATGCCAACCTTGACAAGGCGCGCATGTTACTTTGGCCCGTCAAGCAGAAATACGGCAAGAAAATCTCCTGGGCTGACCTGATGATCTTCGCAGGCAACTGCGCCCTTGAGTCGATGGGCTTCAAGACGATCGGCTTTGCGGGCGGGCGTGTGGACGTTTGGCAGCCAGAAGAGGACATCTACTGGGGGTCTGAGAACGCCTGGCTTGGCAGAGAGCGTTATGACGATGACCAGGTACTCCTGAATCCCCTTGCCGCCGTTCAAATGGGTTTAATCTACGTGAACCCGGAAGGACCGAACGGCGAGCCCGATCCGGTTGGCGAAGGGCGCGATATTCGCGAGACCTTTGGTCGGATGGCGATGAACGATGCCGAAACGGTTGCGCTCACCGCTGGTGGGCATACCTTTGGTAAATGTCACGGTGCGGGCGAGGCGACGCACGTCGGTGCCGATCCTGGGGGTGCTACCATCGTAGATCAGGGACTTGGCTGGAAGAGCACCTTTAACACGGGTATCGGCGTTGATGCGATCACTAGCGGCATCGAAGGCGCATGGACCCCGACCCCGACGCAGTGGGACAACAGCTATCTCGAAACCCTGTTCAAATATGACTGGGAGCTGACCAAGAGCCCCGCTGGCGCGTGGCAATGGAAGCCCAAGGGCGACGCTGGTGCGGATACGGTGCCCGATGCCCACGATCCGTCGAAACGCCACGCCCCAATGATGACTACGGCGGATATGGCCATGCGGATGGACCCCATCTACGAACCGATTTCGCGGCATTACCTCGAACACCCAGATGAGTTTGCTGAGGCGTTTGCCAAGGCGTGGTTCAAGCTGACGCACCGCGACATGGGGCCCCGATCGCGCTATCTCGGCCCAGAGGTGCCAGCAGAAGAATTCTTGTGGCAAGATCCCATTCCCCCAGTCACCCATGAATTAATTGATGAGCAGGACATCGCTGCTCTCAAAGACAAGATTCTTGCTTCGGGATTGTCCGTCTCCCAACTCGTTTCGACCGCTTGGGCATCGGCGTCAACATTCCGCTGCTCTGACATGCGCGGTGGAGCCAACGGAGCGCGGATTCGTCTCGCGCCTCAGAAGGATTGGGAAGTTAACCAGCCGACTCAACTGGCAACGGTGCTGCAAACCCTAGAGGCGATCCAACAGGAGTTCAACAGCTCGCAATCTGGCGGAAAGCAGGTTTCGATCGCTGATTTGATCGTTCTGGGCGGATGTGCAGGTGTCGAACAAGCGGCGAAAAATGCCGGTCACGACGTGACGGTTCCCTTCAAGCCGGGACGCACGGATGCGCTGCAAGAGAAAACAGATGTCGAGTCCTTCGCCGTGCTTGAGCCAACCGCGGACGGGTTCAGAAACTACTCTAGCGGTAAACACAGCGAATCGCTTGAGGAGTTGCTAGTCGATCGGGCGCAATTGCTGTCCCTGTCAGCCCCTCAGATGACGGTTCTCGTGGGCGGCTTGCGCGTTCTGGGTGCGAACTTTGGAGGATCGAAGCACGGTGTCTTTACCCATCGTCCAGAAACGTTGACCAATGACTTCTTTGTGAACCTGCTTGACCTGGGCACGACGTGGAAGGCGACTACTGAAGATGAATATGAGTTCGAGGGGAGCAGTCGCAAGACAGGCGAACTCAAGTGGACCGCTACCCGTGTCGATCTCATCTTCGGCTCAAACTCTCAGTTACGCGCCCTCGCGGAAGTCTACGGATCTGAGGACTCGCAGCAGAAGTTTGTGCATGACTTTGTGGCGGCATGGGACAAGGTGATGAACCTTGACCGCTATGACCTTCGCTCAGTCTTAGCGCAAAGCTCTTCGAGGGGTTTCTAA
- a CDS encoding NB-ARC domain-containing protein, whose translation MDAETALAWVDNLILTKTGEGLNSLQKHILQQVWQGRKYPEIAAYCGYTEGHVKDVGSHLWRVLSQTLGEKINKINCRAVLERCLHTSKDKGNLHARDSTVICDRVQNDCRGAQLCVSTEKTNFVGRTEAIAHLDRLVSLDSKAIVIQGEGGLGKTTLAQQYLQTQNFEVVLELLVAKETQHLTSAERVVEEWLKQDLQEEPGLEFGVTLDRLKRQLQTRRIGVLIDNLEPALDRQGRLIDSHRSYVELFRILTDPKVQSVTLITSRDRLCEPSLNIEHYRLPGLDLPAWQQYFSYRQIAIDLPTIQQIHQAYGGNAKVMGILCGTIQADFAGDAIAYWQENHTDPLAVTDLKNLIDSQFHRLQTLDLLAYRLLCRLGCYRYQDVPKIPTQGVLNLLWDVPPQQQRQIMTALRDRCLLEFQQGEYWLHPAIRAEAIARLRASDEWILVNCKVAEFWTDSVATIDTIQDALQALEAYYHYIEINDFELAARVILKSRNNQWGQFLPLGGTLYRMGLIQPVLGAITQVVQNLPSHPCLGELYNILGDLYWTAGKIYAAIECQEKTINLATQLLQSLEFGQDDRYKLYYLKMLEIDSLLSMGLYNIDLWELETAAKLFQQVIDLAQNTTHHRWAEKASVCLALVNSYLGSYQTAYNLAEPIYSSIITEFNKQSGSFAYFVQILGQTYVNLGNRHKAQEMFSRSLSDAEKSHYLQIKAKTLTGLAESDRQQYLFERALGEHAEAIEILEQIGAKCDLAEAYFQLGLTYTSMKELENGQRNLERSLQLFTRMNVPRQVEKVLQAKIGE comes from the coding sequence ATGGACGCTGAAACAGCTTTGGCATGGGTGGATAATCTCATATTGACCAAAACTGGCGAAGGGTTAAATTCTCTACAAAAACACATTCTTCAGCAGGTTTGGCAAGGACGCAAATACCCTGAAATTGCAGCGTACTGCGGTTATACAGAAGGACACGTTAAAGATGTTGGTTCCCATCTGTGGCGCGTACTGTCTCAAACTTTAGGAGAGAAGATTAATAAGATTAACTGTCGTGCGGTTTTAGAACGATGTCTGCATACATCGAAAGATAAGGGAAATCTGCACGCCAGAGATTCTACAGTAATTTGCGATCGCGTACAAAATGATTGTAGGGGCGCACAGCTGTGCGTCTCTACTGAAAAGACAAATTTCGTCGGCAGAACCGAAGCGATCGCGCACCTCGATCGCCTGGTAAGTTTGGATAGTAAGGCGATTGTCATTCAGGGTGAAGGCGGATTGGGAAAAACCACCTTAGCACAGCAATACTTGCAAACTCAAAATTTTGAAGTGGTGCTAGAACTACTAGTAGCAAAGGAAACACAGCATTTAACTTCTGCTGAACGAGTTGTAGAAGAGTGGCTGAAACAAGACTTACAAGAGGAACCAGGTTTAGAATTTGGTGTGACTTTAGATAGACTCAAACGCCAGTTGCAAACGCGACGGATAGGGGTGTTAATCGATAACTTAGAACCTGCATTAGATCGCCAAGGACGTTTGATCGATTCCCATCGTAGCTATGTAGAGTTGTTTCGGATTTTAACCGATCCGAAAGTACAATCCGTGACTTTAATCACAAGTCGCGATCGCCTGTGCGAACCGAGTTTAAATATAGAACACTACCGTTTACCTGGTTTAGATCTTCCAGCATGGCAGCAATATTTTAGTTACCGTCAAATTGCAATTGACTTACCAACAATCCAACAGATACATCAAGCCTATGGTGGTAATGCTAAAGTCATGGGAATTCTTTGCGGTACAATTCAAGCAGATTTTGCAGGTGATGCGATCGCCTATTGGCAAGAAAATCATACCGATCCCTTGGCTGTCACCGATTTGAAAAATTTAATTGACAGTCAATTTCACCGCTTGCAAACACTGGATCTGCTAGCCTACCGCTTATTGTGTCGCTTAGGATGCTATCGCTACCAAGATGTACCCAAAATCCCTACTCAAGGGGTTTTAAATTTATTGTGGGATGTACCACCCCAACAGCAACGACAAATTATGACAGCTTTACGCGATCGCTGTTTACTTGAATTTCAACAGGGGGAATACTGGCTGCATCCAGCAATTCGTGCTGAGGCAATCGCGAGGTTGCGTGCTAGCGATGAATGGATACTTGTGAATTGTAAAGTCGCAGAATTTTGGACAGATAGCGTAGCAACAATCGACACCATACAAGATGCTTTACAAGCTCTTGAGGCATACTATCACTATATTGAAATTAACGATTTTGAATTAGCGGCTAGAGTTATTCTTAAAAGTAGAAATAATCAATGGGGACAGTTTTTACCTCTGGGTGGAACGTTGTACCGTATGGGTTTAATTCAACCTGTTTTGGGGGCAATAACTCAAGTTGTCCAAAATTTGCCATCCCATCCTTGTTTGGGAGAATTATACAATATACTAGGAGATTTATATTGGACTGCTGGTAAAATTTACGCAGCGATAGAATGTCAAGAGAAAACCATCAATCTAGCGACTCAATTATTACAATCTTTAGAGTTTGGTCAGGACGATCGCTACAAATTATATTACTTAAAAATGCTAGAAATAGATTCTCTACTCAGTATGGGACTCTACAATATAGATTTATGGGAATTGGAGACAGCCGCAAAATTATTTCAGCAAGTTATCGATTTAGCTCAAAATACAACTCATCATCGCTGGGCAGAAAAAGCTAGCGTATGTTTAGCTTTAGTAAATTCTTATTTAGGTTCATATCAAACAGCGTATAATCTAGCAGAACCGATTTATAGCTCAATCATAACTGAGTTCAATAAACAAAGTGGAAGTTTTGCTTATTTTGTTCAAATTCTAGGTCAAACTTATGTCAATTTAGGTAATAGACATAAAGCGCAGGAGATGTTTTCTCGTTCCCTATCTGATGCAGAAAAAAGCCATTATTTACAAATTAAAGCTAAAACGCTGACTGGATTAGCAGAAAGCGATCGCCAACAGTATTTATTTGAACGAGCTTTGGGTGAACATGCAGAAGCAATAGAAATTTTGGAGCAAATTGGTGCAAAATGCGATTTAGCTGAAGCTTATTTTCAGTTAGGATTGACTTATACAAGTATGAAAGAGTTGGAAAATGGGCAGCGAAATTTAGAGCGATCGCTTCAGTTATTTACGCGGATGAATGTACCAAGACAAGTAGAAAAAGTTTTGCAAGCGAAAATCGGCGAATAG